In the Flagellimonas sp. HMM57 genome, one interval contains:
- a CDS encoding sugar kinase → MKKVVTFGEIMLRLAPPGFLRFSQTNTFDVVYGGGESNVAVSLANYGVPVDFVTRLPDNDIGHCALMEMRKRGVGTDKIVYGGDRLGIYFLETGAVSRGSKVVYDRAHSAISEIEKGMIDWNSVFEGVEWFHWTGITPAISQGAADVCLEAVKAASDLGITISTDLNYRAKLWNYGGDREAIMTELTSYCDIVLGNEEDAEKHFGIKPEGLDITTQGEHVKAEAFLSVCTQMMEKFPKAKKVITTLRGSISASHNTWAGVLYDGKTMFKSPEYQITHIVDRVGGGDSFMGGLIYGLLKYPEDDQNALNFAVAASCLKHTIKGDANLVTVSEVEKLMGGDASGRVAR, encoded by the coding sequence ATGAAAAAAGTAGTGACCTTTGGAGAGATTATGCTGCGTTTGGCGCCTCCGGGATTTTTAAGGTTTTCCCAGACCAACACCTTTGATGTTGTATATGGAGGAGGAGAGTCCAATGTAGCAGTATCCTTGGCCAATTATGGAGTTCCAGTAGATTTTGTGACCCGCCTTCCTGACAATGATATAGGGCACTGTGCCTTGATGGAGATGCGAAAAAGGGGAGTGGGTACAGATAAAATTGTATACGGAGGAGACCGTTTGGGTATTTATTTCTTGGAGACCGGAGCGGTTAGCAGAGGCAGTAAGGTTGTCTATGACAGAGCTCACTCGGCAATCTCGGAAATTGAAAAGGGGATGATCGATTGGAACAGTGTTTTTGAAGGTGTTGAATGGTTCCATTGGACAGGAATAACCCCTGCCATTTCTCAAGGAGCAGCTGATGTTTGCCTAGAAGCCGTAAAAGCTGCTAGTGATTTAGGTATTACTATTTCCACAGATTTGAACTATCGTGCTAAATTATGGAATTATGGAGGAGACCGCGAGGCGATAATGACCGAGCTTACATCCTACTGTGATATTGTTCTTGGGAACGAGGAAGATGCCGAGAAACATTTTGGTATCAAACCAGAAGGATTGGATATAACCACACAAGGGGAGCATGTAAAGGCCGAAGCATTCTTATCGGTCTGTACCCAAATGATGGAAAAATTCCCAAAGGCAAAAAAAGTGATAACTACCTTAAGAGGTTCCATATCGGCTTCCCACAATACATGGGCAGGCGTGCTTTATGACGGAAAGACCATGTTCAAATCCCCAGAATATCAAATAACCCATATTGTTGATAGAGTTGGAGGAGGAGACTCGTTTATGGGTGGACTGATTTATGGGTTGCTGAAATATCCTGAGGATGACCAGAACGCATTAAACTTTGCCGTTGCCGCTTCTTGTTTGAAGCATACCATAAAAGGAGATGCAAACTTGGTAACAGTTTCAGAAGTAGAGAAGTTAATGGGTGGTGATGCTTCAGGAAGAGTAGCTAGATAA
- a CDS encoding SDR family NAD(P)-dependent oxidoreductase: MSDLNGKVAVVTGATGGIGFQVAKRLGKDGYTVILNGIEDEAGVERVKELTAEGITAEYYGFDVTNEEAVTSNINKIGEKYGKIDVLINNAGGLGGRSRFEDMTTEFYRGVMALNLDSTFFCSRAAIPYLKKGENASIINYTSIAGWNAGGPGAGVYGTSKAAVHAITRALAKDLAEYGIRVNAVSPGTIDTPFHTQIKSTKPEVFASWKNNILLGRLGEPEDVAAVVSFLVSDNAAFLTAETIQVTGGQGLGI; encoded by the coding sequence ATGAGTGATTTAAACGGAAAAGTTGCCGTAGTAACAGGTGCTACAGGAGGTATAGGCTTTCAAGTAGCTAAAAGGCTTGGTAAAGACGGATATACCGTAATTCTAAATGGTATAGAAGATGAAGCCGGGGTTGAAAGAGTAAAAGAACTTACTGCCGAAGGTATTACGGCTGAGTACTATGGTTTTGATGTTACCAATGAGGAAGCGGTGACTTCAAATATTAATAAAATTGGAGAAAAATACGGTAAAATAGATGTCCTTATTAACAATGCTGGGGGCTTGGGAGGAAGATCCCGATTCGAAGATATGACCACCGAATTTTATAGAGGTGTAATGGCATTAAATCTTGATTCGACCTTTTTCTGTTCAAGGGCTGCCATCCCATATCTGAAAAAAGGGGAAAACGCTTCCATAATCAATTATACCTCGATTGCCGGTTGGAATGCAGGAGGGCCTGGTGCAGGTGTTTATGGGACGTCCAAAGCAGCGGTACATGCCATTACCAGGGCTTTGGCGAAAGACCTTGCAGAATATGGTATTAGAGTGAACGCAGTATCTCCCGGTACAATTGATACGCCGTTTCATACCCAGATAAAATCCACTAAACCCGAAGTATTTGCGTCTTGGAAGAACAATATTTTATTGGGTCGATTAGGAGAGCCAGAAGATGTAGCTGCTGTTGTTTCCTTTCTGGTCAGCGATAATGCTGCTTTCTTGACTGCTGAAACTATCCAAGTAACAGGTGGACAAGGGTTGGGAATTTAA